In Candidatus Coatesbacteria bacterium, one DNA window encodes the following:
- the acpS gene encoding holo-[acyl-carrier-protein] synthase codes for MKLLGLGLDLVELDNFTRRLTPELIGELFTPAERNYCESKAKPAEHYAARFAAKEAVMKALGAGLAQGLRFDQIEVGRDEGGAVHIKLDGKAAARAAELGVGAWRVSLTHTRSTAAAVAAALAL; via the coding sequence ATGAAACTCCTGGGCCTGGGTCTCGACCTCGTCGAACTGGACAACTTCACCCGGCGGCTGACCCCGGAGCTGATCGGGGAGCTCTTCACTCCCGCCGAACGGAACTACTGCGAGTCCAAAGCCAAACCCGCCGAGCATTACGCCGCCCGCTTCGCCGCCAAGGAGGCCGTGATGAAGGCCCTCGGCGCGGGACTCGCCCAGGGGCTGCGCTTCGACCAGATCGAGGTCGGCCGGGACGAGGGGGGAGCCGTTCACATCAAGCTCGACGGCAAGGCGGCCGCGCGCGCCGCCGAGCTCGGAGTCGGCGCCTGGCGCGTATCCCTGACCCACACCCGCAGCACCGCCGCCGCCGTCGCCGCCGCCCTGGCCCTCTAG